The DNA region TGAAATCGGTTGCTTTAACAGCGTTAGAAAGATTTCTAAGTACAGCTAAAGAACTAAAAATAATAACCGCCACAACTGGCGCACCAATTAAAATTGATTTTTTAAATTTTCTACTTCTCGATTGTAAAACTTTGAGCATCCGACCTTCCTTCTTGCTTTTGTTTTGAATTTTTATAAGTTGTTATTGCTGTCCATTTTCCAGTTTTAAATTCACTATCACTAATTTTTTTCGAAACTGCCTTACAATATTTATTATTTGGGCTCTCTAAAATTTCAGTTGAAAGTTCAATTTTAGTTCCATCAGAATGCGTTAGAGTATATGAACATTTACCATTCCCATCATCATAAAGGAGCCCTGAAATCTGCCCGGCCACACGAACTGTACCATCTTCAACTTGCACGGTTGTATAAGTTGGAAAATTTGTATAACCCGAGGATTCAACAGTTCCTTCAGCACGATCAGTATTATTATTTTTAGTTTTCGAATTAATGATTTCCTTTGCAGCTTCTTGCTTTTTAGTTTCTTCAGGTTTTTTCGAATCTTCTTTTTTCTCTTCAACTTTTGAAGTATTTTCTTCTTTTTTCTCATTATTTTTTTGAGAATTTGAATTTACCCACCAGAAAATTCCACCAGCACCAGCGACCAGCAAAATTACAAATGCAGCAAAAATAATAGTTTTAGTTTTTTTAGTATTTTGTGTGTTTATTTTCATTTTATTTCTCCTAAACCAATTTTAGCATAAGCCAAATAAAATTTCAACATTTTGGTTATATTTTTTGGTGATTTTGTGCTATAATATAATTACTATGAAGAAACTCATTACAATCATGATTCCAGCTTATAATGAAGAAAAAGCTCTACCAAAACTTTTCGAAAGGCTCAACCTTTTAGCAAAAAACACTTCAAAATATGATTTTGAATTTCTTTTTATTAATGACGGTTCAAAAGATAAAACAATGGAAATTATTAGGAGTGAAAGCCAAAAAGATTCACGAATTTCCTACATTAATTTAAGCCGAAATTTTGGAAAAGAAAATGCAATGCTGGCAGGTTTTGATTATGCAAAAGGAGATGCATTAGTAATTATTGATGCAGATCTACAAGATCCACCAGAGTTAATTCCCGCAATGATCAACCTTTGGGAAGAAGGTTTTGATGATGTTTATGCTAAACGTGAATCTCGTGAGGGTGAAACTTGGCTTAAAAAGCAAACTTCGAAATGGTTCTACAGTATACTTGATAAAATTTCACAAATTGAAATTCAACGCGACACTGGTGATTTTCGACTTCTCGACCGCCGTGCAGTCGAAGCCCTAAAAACTCTCCGCGAAACTAACCGTTATACCAAAGGAATGTTCTCTTGGGTTGGTTTTCGAAAGAAAGAGATTACTTATAAACGTGATGCGCGTGTAGCTGGCGAAACAAAATGGAATTATGCAAAACTTTTTAATCTCGCAATTGAAGGAATCACCAGCTTTACTGTTGCGCCACTTCGCATTGCTACAATTACAGGATTTTTCATCTCAATTGCTGCATTTTTATGGATTGCTTTTTTGCTAATTCGCCCACTTTTTGGCGTTCCAACTGGTGACGGTTATACTTCAATTATGTCAGTAATTCTTTTTCTTGGCGGGATTCAGCTCCTCTCAATTGGAATTTTAGGCGAATATATTGGTCGAATTTTCATCGAAAGCAAAAATCGCCCCGTTTATCTAGCGCAAGAAATCAAGGAATTCAACCATGAAAAATCTACTAAAAAAGCTAAAAAATAGCCAAGAATTTTGGTTTGCAGCAATTGGCGGGTTGAATACAATTCTAGATTTTGTAATTCTTTTTGGACTAACTTCTCTTGGAATTAGCTCTTTAACTGCAAACATTTTCTCAACTGGGATTACTTTTATAAATAGCTTTAGTTTAAATAAGAAAATCACTTTTAAATCAGTTTCAAAAAGCAAAAAAAAACTTGTTCGAGAAATGGCACTTTTTATTATTGTAACACTTTTTGGACTTTGGGTTATTCAAGGTGTGATAATTTTTCTAACTTTACCATTTTTCGAAAGTATTTTAAAAAATCCAAAAATATCGCTTTTAATTTCAAAACTTATCGCTACTGTCTTCAGCTTAATCTGGAACTTTATCCTTTACAAAAAAGTTGTCTTCAATAAAGATTAAACATAATTATTTACTGAAGAAATTTATAATTGATTTGTAAGCCATT from Candidatus Saccharimonas sp. includes:
- a CDS encoding glycosyltransferase family 2 protein, producing MKKLITIMIPAYNEEKALPKLFERLNLLAKNTSKYDFEFLFINDGSKDKTMEIIRSESQKDSRISYINLSRNFGKENAMLAGFDYAKGDALVIIDADLQDPPELIPAMINLWEEGFDDVYAKRESREGETWLKKQTSKWFYSILDKISQIEIQRDTGDFRLLDRRAVEALKTLRETNRYTKGMFSWVGFRKKEITYKRDARVAGETKWNYAKLFNLAIEGITSFTVAPLRIATITGFFISIAAFLWIAFLLIRPLFGVPTGDGYTSIMSVILFLGGIQLLSIGILGEYIGRIFIESKNRPVYLAQEIKEFNHEKSTKKAKK
- a CDS encoding GtrA family protein; protein product: MKNLLKKLKNSQEFWFAAIGGLNTILDFVILFGLTSLGISSLTANIFSTGITFINSFSLNKKITFKSVSKSKKKLVREMALFIIVTLFGLWVIQGVIIFLTLPFFESILKNPKISLLISKLIATVFSLIWNFILYKKVVFNKD